The Pirellulales bacterium genome has a window encoding:
- the scpB gene encoding SMC-Scp complex subunit ScpB, with translation MARLEAALFVSREPQSLRKLAQLANLADGTEARTLVRQLNRYYDASACAFRVEEVAGGYRLLTRPQFGAWLRRLHRTPVETRLSAPALETLAVVAYRQPVVRAGIEAIRGVQCGEILRQLMDRDLLRIVGRSSELGRPLLYGTTKRFLEVFGLKGLDELPRAAELRVAATSAAGPPSHNMTSDTP, from the coding sequence TTGGCGCGGCTGGAGGCGGCGCTGTTTGTCTCGCGCGAGCCGCAGAGCCTGCGGAAATTGGCACAACTAGCGAACTTGGCGGATGGCACCGAGGCGCGTACATTAGTTCGCCAGCTCAACCGCTATTATGACGCATCGGCCTGCGCCTTTCGCGTGGAAGAAGTGGCGGGCGGATATCGGCTGCTGACGCGACCCCAATTTGGAGCCTGGCTACGAAGACTACATCGCACCCCCGTGGAAACCAGGCTTTCGGCCCCGGCGTTGGAAACCTTGGCTGTCGTGGCATATCGACAGCCCGTCGTGCGGGCCGGCATCGAGGCGATACGTGGAGTTCAATGCGGCGAGATATTACGGCAGTTGATGGATCGCGACCTGTTGCGGATCGTCGGACGATCTAGCGAACTGGGTCGCCCCCTGCTGTATGGAACAACGAAGCGATTCTTGGAAGTGTTCGGCCTGAAGGGTTTGGACGAACTGCCCCGCGCGGCGGAACTAAGAGTCGCGGCGACCAGCGCCGCTGGGCCACCATCGCACAACATGACAAGCGACACACCGTAA
- a CDS encoding cysteine desulfurase, with amino-acid sequence MNAPLYLDHNATTPVAPEVLAAMDECYRQGFGNPSSQHAAGRKARQLLEDARERIAELLGARLAGPAADRLIFTSGATEANNLALFGMTGDTPARIAASRIEHPSVINAARELERRGWQVDWLSAQADGVVALPDLQAALEARPKLVCLMLANSETGVLQPVAEAASLASERDVPLHTDAVQAIGKLPVDFGGLMASSMSIAAHKFQGPRGIGALLVRGGAILRPLLFGGEQQQAARPGTECVALAVGMCRALDLRHTDLQQQQTRIAALRDRLEQTLSQGCGPVVIHGADARRLPNTSNVSFPGVDRQMLVLALDLAGVACSTGSACASGSSAPSPTLTAMGLSREWIDSAIRLSLGADCAPVEVDQAADRITAVVNHLRHANSGG; translated from the coding sequence ATGAACGCTCCGCTCTATCTCGATCACAACGCCACCACGCCAGTCGCCCCCGAGGTGCTGGCAGCGATGGACGAATGCTATCGTCAAGGCTTTGGCAATCCTTCCAGCCAGCACGCCGCCGGCCGCAAGGCGCGGCAACTATTGGAAGACGCCCGCGAACGAATCGCCGAACTGCTCGGCGCCCGACTCGCCGGCCCCGCGGCCGACCGGCTGATCTTCACCAGTGGCGCGACCGAGGCCAACAATTTGGCCCTGTTCGGTATGACGGGCGACACGCCGGCGCGCATCGCGGCCTCTCGCATCGAGCATCCCAGCGTCATCAACGCCGCGCGCGAACTGGAACGCCGTGGCTGGCAGGTCGATTGGCTTTCGGCGCAGGCCGACGGCGTGGTGGCGCTGCCCGACTTGCAGGCGGCGCTCGAAGCGCGCCCCAAACTCGTGTGCCTGATGCTCGCCAACAGCGAAACCGGCGTGCTTCAGCCCGTGGCCGAGGCGGCCAGTCTGGCCAGCGAACGCGATGTGCCGCTACATACCGATGCCGTGCAGGCGATCGGCAAACTTCCGGTCGACTTTGGCGGCCTCATGGCTTCATCCATGTCGATCGCCGCCCACAAGTTTCAGGGCCCGCGCGGCATCGGAGCCTTGCTGGTGCGCGGCGGCGCAATACTGCGACCGCTGCTCTTTGGCGGCGAGCAACAGCAAGCCGCGCGGCCGGGCACGGAATGCGTCGCGCTGGCGGTGGGCATGTGCCGCGCTTTGGACCTGCGCCACACCGATCTCCAACAGCAGCAAACCCGCATCGCCGCGCTACGCGACCGCCTGGAGCAAACCTTGTCGCAAGGCTGTGGACCAGTGGTGATTCACGGCGCCGACGCACGGCGACTCCCCAACACCAGCAACGTGTCGTTTCCGGGGGTTGATCGGCAGATGCTGGTGCTGGCTCTCGATCTGGCCGGAGTGGCCTGCTCAACCGGATCGGCTTGCGCCAGCGGATCGAGCGCGCCATCCCCCACCTTGACCGCCATGGGGCTGTCGCGGGAGTGGATCGACTCGGCCATTCGGCTCAGCCTGGGCGCCGATTGCGCCCCGGTCGAAGTGGACCAGGCGGCTGACCGCATCACGGCCGTTGTCAACCACTTGCGCCACGCCAATTCTGGTGGCTGA
- a CDS encoding ATP-binding protein produces MNVAVHRPRSDRQASSRTLDGPSGVVEGVITIPFASTALLAEPRAAGEPGSRSSTADFFAGPENRLAVVAALTVLLDQCPYHPVVLCGPAGVGKSHLAAGVARLAMSRFPDRQIIYKLAADFAREFAEAVDTSSVEEYVGGLSAAWLLVLEDLDQLAGKQAAQQQLASLLDWAESNGGRVLLTLSQPPAYGTTFIAGLRSRLMGGLVAEIHPPSEACRRQMASDCAARHGVTLAPEQLTRLAAHAGGGYRQIDAAVRRIALRAAVPAHTRPLLDSEALASARPAVSLSRIATLVAREFGLRVGELAGVSRRRQTARARGVAMYLSREWTAASLQRVAQHFGRSDHTTVMHACEQTKRRLNSDPELSRQVAAIERALAGA; encoded by the coding sequence ATGAACGTCGCTGTTCATCGGCCGCGCAGCGATCGACAAGCGTCATCCCGCACCTTGGACGGACCCTCTGGCGTGGTCGAAGGCGTCATCACGATCCCGTTTGCCAGCACCGCTTTGCTCGCCGAACCGCGCGCTGCTGGCGAGCCAGGCTCGCGCTCTTCCACAGCCGACTTCTTCGCCGGTCCCGAGAACCGCCTAGCCGTGGTCGCCGCGCTCACGGTCCTGCTCGATCAATGTCCGTATCATCCCGTTGTGCTGTGTGGACCAGCGGGCGTCGGCAAGTCGCACCTGGCGGCCGGCGTCGCGCGGCTGGCGATGTCACGCTTTCCCGACCGCCAGATCATCTACAAGCTCGCCGCCGATTTCGCTCGCGAATTCGCCGAGGCGGTCGACACCTCCAGTGTCGAAGAGTATGTCGGCGGCCTCAGCGCCGCGTGGTTGTTGGTGTTGGAAGATCTCGACCAACTGGCTGGCAAGCAAGCCGCACAGCAGCAATTGGCGTCGTTGCTCGATTGGGCAGAGAGCAACGGCGGGCGCGTGCTGCTCACCCTCTCGCAGCCCCCCGCCTATGGCACAACGTTCATTGCCGGTTTGCGCAGTCGCTTGATGGGGGGCTTGGTCGCGGAGATTCACCCGCCCAGCGAGGCCTGTCGGCGCCAAATGGCCTCGGATTGCGCGGCGCGTCACGGCGTGACGCTCGCGCCAGAACAGTTGACTCGCCTCGCCGCACACGCAGGCGGCGGCTACCGTCAGATCGATGCCGCGGTGCGCCGCATCGCCTTGCGCGCTGCCGTTCCGGCGCATACCCGGCCTTTATTGGATAGTGAAGCGCTGGCGTCGGCGCGACCCGCCGTGAGTCTGTCGCGCATCGCGACACTGGTGGCGCGCGAGTTTGGCCTGCGCGTCGGCGAACTGGCGGGCGTTAGTCGCCGTCGGCAAACGGCACGCGCCCGCGGCGTGGCGATGTACCTGTCGCGCGAGTGGACCGCCGCCAGCTTGCAACGCGTGGCCCAGCATTTTGGCCGCAGCGACCATACCACCGTGATGCACGCCTGCGAACAGACCAAACGCAGATTAAACAGCGACCCGGAACTGAGTCGGCAAGTGGCGGCCATCGAACGAGCGCTCGCCGGCGCCTAA
- the dnaN gene encoding DNA polymerase III subunit beta: MKVSCERDKLAPAFQTASAVAPARSTKPILQNVKLEVHGDSATLIANDLEIGVRVEVPGVQIETPGSVMLPTSRFNQILRESGDAALRLESDAQGTLVRGERSEFRLLSENPDEFPTVATFNEAAYHELPARLLRELIRRTVFATDVESTRYALGGVLIELTEDKITAVGTDGRRLAMMSAPAASVGGHKTGDTTTIIPTKAMHLIERALGDADSEIRLALKSNSALVKSERTTISSRLVEGRFPKWRDVFPKRDSAARIEMAVGPFLSAVKQAAILTSDESRGVDFTFGDGKLTLAGKAAEAGQSRVELPIAYDGSELSITLDPRFVIDFLKVLDPAKSFTIEIKDAESAAVCSTDDGYGYVIMPLARER; encoded by the coding sequence ATGAAGGTGTCGTGCGAACGAGACAAGCTGGCTCCCGCGTTTCAAACCGCCAGCGCGGTCGCTCCCGCGCGGAGCACCAAGCCCATTTTGCAGAACGTCAAATTGGAAGTGCATGGCGATTCGGCCACGCTGATCGCCAACGATCTGGAGATTGGCGTGCGCGTGGAAGTGCCCGGCGTGCAAATCGAAACGCCAGGCAGCGTCATGCTCCCCACCTCGCGATTCAATCAAATTCTTCGCGAGAGCGGCGATGCCGCGTTGCGTTTGGAGTCCGACGCGCAAGGCACGCTCGTGCGTGGCGAACGCAGTGAGTTTCGCCTGCTGAGTGAGAACCCCGACGAGTTTCCCACGGTCGCCACCTTCAACGAAGCGGCTTATCACGAGTTGCCTGCCCGCCTGCTGCGCGAACTCATTCGTCGCACGGTGTTTGCCACCGACGTGGAGAGCACGCGTTATGCGTTGGGCGGCGTGCTGATCGAGTTGACCGAAGACAAGATCACCGCCGTCGGCACCGATGGCCGCCGCCTGGCGATGATGTCGGCGCCGGCCGCGTCGGTCGGCGGCCACAAGACCGGCGACACGACCACCATCATCCCCACCAAGGCGATGCATCTGATCGAACGCGCGCTCGGCGACGCCGACAGCGAGATTCGACTGGCGCTCAAGAGCAACTCGGCGCTGGTCAAGAGCGAGCGCACCACGATCTCCTCGCGGTTGGTTGAGGGGCGGTTTCCCAAGTGGCGCGACGTATTCCCCAAACGCGACAGCGCCGCGCGGATCGAAATGGCCGTGGGCCCCTTTCTCTCCGCCGTCAAGCAGGCCGCCATCCTCACCAGCGACGAAAGCCGCGGCGTCGACTTCACTTTCGGCGACGGCAAGTTGACGCTCGCCGGTAAGGCGGCCGAAGCGGGGCAATCGCGCGTCGAACTGCCCATCGCCTACGATGGCAGCGAGTTGTCGATCACCCTCGATCCGCGGTTCGTCATTGATTTCTTGAAAGTCCTCGACCCCGCCAAATCGTTCACCATCGAAATCAAGGACGCCGAGAGCGCCGCGGTTTGCAGCACCGACGATGGCTATGGCTATGTCATCATGCCGCTGGCCCGCGAACGCTAG
- a CDS encoding DUF721 domain-containing protein, whose translation MTSRPPQPIGDLLGELMARRGFARVQAAAACENAWRDAAGPLLASQSRVGSARRGVLEVIVASSLLAQEVGFQKAALLAQLKQRLPDEGIHDLRVRVGRIA comes from the coding sequence ATGACCTCACGACCACCCCAACCCATCGGCGATTTGCTCGGCGAGCTCATGGCTCGGCGCGGCTTTGCGCGCGTGCAAGCCGCCGCCGCCTGCGAAAACGCCTGGCGCGACGCCGCCGGTCCGCTGTTGGCGTCCCAGAGTCGCGTGGGCTCGGCGCGCCGCGGCGTGCTTGAAGTGATTGTCGCCAGTTCGTTGTTGGCGCAGGAAGTTGGTTTTCAGAAGGCGGCCTTGCTCGCCCAACTCAAACAGCGACTTCCCGACGAAGGGATTCACGATTTGCGCGTGCGCGTCGGTCGCATCGCCTGA
- a CDS encoding DNA gyrase subunit B, with the protein MTADSPENPSTENTALSNTAATASAQHNTAAPGAQDEAADQPAMPEIRKVEGEYGAEQIEYKTDLEHVRARPSMYIGDTTLRGLHHMVYEVVDNSIDEAMAGHAKHVSVVINIDGSVTVEDDGRGIPVETHPDLGISTLEGVMTNLKMGGKFQKGAYQTSGGLHGVGAKVVNFLSEWCEVEVCRDSHVYQQEYERGVPLTEVRRIGATDKTGTKVTFKPDGQIFPVTKFNYSTLQRRLQELAFLNRGVRIEFRDERVGQSETFHYERGLLQFIEHLNRASEAAHADIIYIAGDFEGVAVEVALQYSTDYTENFHSYVNNINTVEGGTHVSGFRTALTRCLNNYGKKNNLFKDLTPSGDDFREGLTAVVSVKVSEPQFEGQTKTKLGNGEVEGIVNSAVGDYLSDYLERHPKSAQIIVKKGMLAAEARESARKARQLIRERKGALSHGGLPGKLRDCTSRQVERCELYLVEGDSAGGSAEGGRLREFQAILPLRGKIINAYKSREDKVLANEEVRAMIAAIGSGIGEESDLSKRRYNKVVIMTDADVDGSHIRTLLLTFFYRQMFHLVRAGHVYVAQPPLFRVKSKKDTYYVQTDEEMKTRLLDLGLSECVFEPGDGRRIEGDEIKNLCRILAGMEDAVITLERRGVSLKRHALRQDPATGKLPVYHVFLGLQEHWLYTRDELDHLVAHQEAMTGVEPKVTDQHPAPTPRAEHDAAKQNGATDKTVSRLHIVELHEVRSINSALAELAGLGFDIQSLIRQERTGSEDPRYILRRGDSVIPLEDLRGLLSAVRHAGEKGLAITRFKGLGEMNAEELRDTTLDPARRTLLQVTMEDAAAADDLFRILMGDKVEPRREFIETHALEVRNLDV; encoded by the coding sequence ATGACCGCCGATTCGCCAGAGAACCCGTCCACTGAGAACACAGCGCTGTCAAATACAGCGGCTACAGCTTCCGCGCAGCACAACACCGCGGCGCCAGGCGCTCAGGACGAGGCGGCCGATCAGCCCGCCATGCCAGAAATTCGCAAAGTCGAAGGCGAATACGGCGCCGAGCAAATCGAGTACAAGACCGACCTGGAGCACGTGCGCGCCCGCCCCAGCATGTACATCGGCGACACGACACTGCGCGGTCTGCATCACATGGTTTACGAAGTCGTCGACAACTCGATCGACGAGGCCATGGCCGGCCACGCCAAACACGTGTCGGTGGTCATCAACATCGACGGCAGTGTGACGGTCGAGGACGACGGACGCGGCATCCCCGTCGAGACGCATCCCGACCTGGGCATCTCCACGCTCGAAGGGGTGATGACCAACCTGAAGATGGGTGGCAAGTTTCAAAAAGGCGCCTATCAAACCTCCGGCGGGCTCCACGGCGTCGGCGCCAAAGTGGTCAACTTTCTCTCCGAATGGTGCGAGGTCGAAGTCTGCCGCGACTCGCACGTTTACCAGCAAGAATACGAGCGCGGCGTCCCCCTCACCGAAGTTCGCCGCATTGGCGCCACCGACAAGACCGGCACCAAGGTCACCTTCAAACCGGACGGACAGATCTTTCCGGTCACCAAGTTCAACTACAGCACCTTGCAGCGCCGCCTGCAGGAGTTGGCGTTTCTCAATCGCGGCGTGCGCATCGAGTTTCGCGACGAGCGCGTGGGCCAGAGCGAAACCTTCCACTACGAGCGCGGATTGCTGCAGTTCATCGAGCATCTCAATCGCGCCAGCGAAGCCGCGCATGCCGACATCATCTATATCGCTGGCGATTTCGAAGGCGTGGCGGTCGAAGTGGCGCTGCAATACTCCACCGACTACACCGAAAATTTCCACTCCTATGTCAACAACATCAACACCGTGGAAGGGGGCACCCACGTCTCCGGCTTTCGCACCGCCCTTACCCGCTGTCTCAACAACTACGGCAAAAAGAACAACCTGTTCAAAGACCTGACCCCTTCCGGCGACGACTTCCGCGAGGGACTCACCGCCGTCGTCTCCGTCAAAGTCTCCGAACCGCAATTCGAAGGGCAAACCAAAACCAAGCTCGGCAACGGCGAGGTCGAGGGCATCGTCAACTCCGCCGTCGGCGATTACTTGTCCGACTATCTGGAACGCCATCCAAAGTCGGCGCAGATCATTGTGAAAAAGGGGATGCTCGCCGCCGAGGCCCGCGAAAGCGCCCGCAAGGCGCGGCAACTCATTCGCGAGCGCAAGGGAGCGCTCTCGCACGGCGGTCTGCCCGGCAAGCTCCGCGACTGCACCAGTCGCCAGGTCGAGCGCTGCGAGTTGTATTTGGTTGAGGGCGACTCCGCCGGCGGCAGCGCCGAAGGCGGACGGCTGCGCGAGTTTCAGGCCATCTTGCCGCTGCGCGGCAAGATCATCAACGCCTACAAATCGCGTGAGGACAAAGTCCTGGCCAACGAAGAAGTGCGCGCCATGATCGCCGCCATCGGCAGCGGCATCGGCGAAGAAAGCGACCTCTCCAAAAGGCGCTACAACAAAGTGGTCATCATGACCGACGCCGACGTCGACGGCTCGCATATCCGCACCTTGCTGCTCACCTTCTTCTATCGGCAGATGTTTCATCTCGTCCGCGCCGGGCATGTCTACGTGGCGCAGCCGCCGCTGTTTCGAGTGAAGTCGAAGAAGGACACCTATTACGTGCAGACCGACGAGGAGATGAAGACGCGCCTGCTCGACCTCGGCTTGTCCGAGTGCGTCTTCGAGCCGGGCGATGGTCGCCGCATCGAGGGGGACGAAATCAAGAACCTCTGCCGCATTCTGGCCGGGATGGAAGACGCCGTCATCACCCTCGAGCGCCGCGGCGTCAGCCTCAAGCGCCACGCGCTGCGGCAAGACCCCGCCACCGGCAAGCTGCCGGTCTATCACGTCTTTCTCGGCTTGCAGGAGCATTGGCTCTACACCCGCGACGAGCTCGATCATCTCGTCGCGCATCAAGAAGCGATGACCGGCGTCGAACCCAAAGTCACCGACCAGCATCCGGCCCCGACGCCCCGAGCCGAACATGACGCGGCGAAGCAAAACGGCGCCACCGACAAGACAGTCAGCCGGCTCCACATCGTCGAACTGCATGAGGTGCGTTCGATCAACTCCGCGCTGGCGGAGCTTGCCGGCCTAGGCTTCGACATTCAGTCGCTCATTCGCCAAGAGCGCACCGGCAGCGAGGATCCCCGTTACATCCTGCGCCGCGGCGATAGCGTGATTCCGCTAGAAGACTTGCGCGGCTTGCTGTCCGCCGTGCGGCATGCGGGCGAAAAAGGGCTGGCGATCACCCGCTTCAAGGGGTTGGGCGAAATGAACGCCGAGGAGCTGCGCGACACCACGCTCGACCCGGCCCGGCGCACTTTGCTGCAAGTCACCATGGAAGACGCCGCCGCCGCCGACGACTTGTTTCGCATCTTGATGGGCGACAAAGTCGAACCCCGCAGAGAGTTTATCGAAACGCACGCCTTGGAAGTGCGCAATCTCGACGTGTGA